One genomic segment of Ancylobacter sp. IITR112 includes these proteins:
- the moaD gene encoding molybdopterin converting factor subunit 1 — protein MRVLYFAWVRERIGCEAEEIEVPAGVSTVAELAAHLAARGEGYARAFENPRIVRAALDRRHAKPDTPLGAAREIAFFPPMTGG, from the coding sequence GTGAGGGTGCTGTATTTCGCCTGGGTGCGCGAGCGCATCGGGTGCGAGGCGGAAGAGATCGAGGTGCCGGCGGGTGTTTCCACCGTGGCCGAGCTCGCCGCCCATCTCGCCGCCCGCGGCGAGGGCTATGCCCGCGCCTTCGAGAATCCGCGTATCGTGCGCGCGGCGCTCGACCGGCGGCACGCCAAGCCCGACACGCCGCTGGGCGCCGCGCGCGAGATTGCTTTTTTCCCGCCCATGACGGGCGGCTGA
- a CDS encoding DMT family transporter — protein MSRSADAVSHPPVPLAGYAFGAAGATLFASKGIIIKLAYAEGIDPETLLALRMVFSLPFYLAVGAFALFRLRGMGEPLPNGRLVVQSMLVGALGYWLASYLDFAGLQYASASFSRLILFTYPIYVALFGALLFGQPIRPKAMLAFALAYGGLALIFLQNVSVMGSDVVKGAVLVTLAAIAFALYQLCARSLLQRIGSALFTCIAMISASVMAIGQFALMRPVGALIVSPHGLMLAVMVAIGATVLPTFLMNAALKRISAQANSMISTVSPVATMVLAVLFLGESASPAEVAGAVLVMTSIGWFTLSDARKR, from the coding sequence ATGTCCCGTTCCGCCGATGCCGTCTCCCACCCGCCCGTCCCCCTGGCCGGCTACGCCTTCGGCGCCGCCGGCGCGACGCTGTTCGCCTCCAAGGGCATCATCATCAAGCTCGCCTATGCCGAGGGGATCGACCCGGAGACGCTGCTGGCGCTGCGCATGGTGTTCTCGCTGCCCTTTTACCTCGCGGTTGGCGCCTTCGCGCTTTTCCGGCTGCGCGGCATGGGCGAGCCTTTGCCGAACGGCAGGCTGGTGGTGCAGTCCATGCTGGTGGGCGCGCTGGGCTACTGGCTGGCGAGCTATCTCGACTTCGCCGGGCTGCAATATGCCTCGGCCTCGTTCAGCCGGCTGATCCTCTTCACCTACCCGATCTATGTCGCGCTGTTCGGCGCCCTGCTGTTCGGCCAGCCGATACGTCCAAAGGCGATGCTGGCCTTCGCGCTCGCCTATGGCGGGCTGGCGCTGATCTTCCTGCAGAATGTCAGCGTCATGGGCTCGGATGTGGTGAAGGGCGCGGTGCTGGTGACGCTGGCGGCGATCGCCTTCGCGCTCTACCAGCTCTGCGCCCGCTCGCTGCTGCAGCGGATCGGCTCGGCGCTGTTCACCTGCATCGCGATGATTTCCGCCTCGGTCATGGCGATCGGCCAGTTCGCGCTGATGCGGCCGGTCGGGGCGCTGATAGTGTCGCCGCATGGGCTGATGCTGGCGGTGATGGTGGCGATCGGCGCCACGGTGCTGCCGACCTTCCTGATGAACGCGGCGCTGAAGCGCATTTCCGCCCAGGCCAATTCGATGATCAGCACGGTAAGCCCGGTCGCCACCATGGTGCTGGCGGTGCTGTTCCTCGGCGAGAGCGCCAGTCCGGCGGAGGTCGCCGGCGCGGTGCTGGTGATGACCAGCATCGGCTGGTTCACGCTGAGCGACGCGCGCAAGCGCTGA
- a CDS encoding ribonuclease T, translated as MRRARAAGLALAALLLSPLSAAAQSKGEPGRFDHYVLALSWSPSYCEAMGARAEPTQCATARPFAFVVHGLWPQYERGWPESCVSPAPFLPEPLLRSMLDIMPSRRLVLHEWRKHGTCDGADSAGYFATLRRAYERVKIPDEFHRLDAYRMVSPGEVEAAFRAANPGLAPDMIAVACDGRRLTEVRLCLSRTLDFTPCPEVDRRACRAERVVMPPQREAGPAPQRTE; from the coding sequence GTGAGGCGGGCGCGGGCGGCGGGGCTTGCCCTCGCCGCGCTGCTGCTCTCCCCGCTCTCTGCCGCCGCCCAGAGCAAGGGCGAGCCGGGACGGTTCGACCATTATGTCCTCGCTTTGTCCTGGTCGCCCTCCTATTGCGAGGCCATGGGCGCGCGCGCCGAGCCGACGCAATGCGCCACCGCCCGCCCCTTCGCCTTCGTTGTGCATGGGCTGTGGCCGCAATATGAGCGTGGCTGGCCGGAAAGCTGCGTCAGCCCCGCCCCCTTCCTGCCGGAGCCGCTGCTGCGCTCCATGCTCGACATCATGCCGAGCCGCCGGCTGGTGCTGCACGAGTGGCGCAAGCACGGCACCTGCGACGGCGCCGATTCCGCCGGCTATTTCGCCACGCTGCGCCGCGCCTATGAGCGGGTGAAGATCCCGGACGAGTTTCACCGGCTCGACGCCTATCGCATGGTCTCGCCGGGCGAGGTCGAGGCCGCCTTCCGTGCCGCCAATCCCGGGCTGGCGCCGGACATGATCGCGGTCGCCTGCGACGGGCGCCGGCTCACCGAGGTCCGCCTCTGCCTCAGCCGCACGCTGGACTTCACGCCCTGCCCCGAGGTCGACCGCCGCGCCTGCCGGGCGGAGCGTGTGGTGATGCCGCCGCAGCGCGAGGCCGGGCCGGCGCCACAGAGGACAGAATGA
- a CDS encoding MarR family winged helix-turn-helix transcriptional regulator, whose product MADINVSLTARPGKSEPGVAARLSPAPEGEPMLDLIELLFFAYRNFVSDPDEILQGFGFGRAHHRVLHFVNRHPGMRVTDLLDILRITKQSLGRVLRELVDQGFIDSRAGASDRRQRLLYLTPKGEALTQEFVAIQSRRIRRALEESGGESREVVRRFLVAMIDPEDRSSTEKLIARADQAVEARSAARGRTAG is encoded by the coding sequence ATGGCTGACATAAATGTCTCGCTGACCGCACGCCCCGGCAAGAGCGAGCCGGGCGTGGCGGCACGCCTGTCCCCCGCGCCGGAAGGCGAGCCGATGCTCGACCTGATCGAGCTTCTGTTCTTCGCCTATCGCAATTTCGTCAGCGATCCCGACGAGATCCTGCAGGGCTTCGGCTTCGGCCGCGCCCATCACCGGGTGCTGCATTTCGTCAATCGCCATCCCGGCATGCGGGTGACCGACCTGCTCGACATTCTGCGCATCACCAAGCAGAGCCTCGGCCGGGTGCTGCGCGAACTGGTCGATCAGGGTTTCATCGACAGCCGCGCCGGCGCCTCCGACCGCCGCCAGCGCCTGCTCTACCTCACCCCCAAGGGCGAGGCGCTGACCCAGGAATTCGTCGCCATCCAGTCGCGCCGCATCCGCCGGGCGCTGGAAGAGAGCGGCGGCGAGTCGCGCGAGGTGGTCCGCCGCTTTCTTGTCGCCATGATCGACCCGGAAGATCGCAGTTCGACCGAGAAGCTGATCGCCCGCGCCGACCAGGCCGTGGAGGCGCGCAGCGCCGCCCGCGGCCGGACGGCCGGCTGA
- a CDS encoding glutathione S-transferase family protein, whose product MKLRSSPLSPFGRKVKIAALLCDIHLDIVPADTTDPADSLREQNPLGKIPVLLREDAPAIYDSRVIVEWLDMAAGGGVILPARGEDRIAALTLLALGDGIADAALLQVYENRFREAGTHSARWLDHQAGKVARGLAALEAAPPQPLAVSGAAHVGEIAVACALGYLDLRFAGAWRAGHPALVAWLDGFAARVPAFEATTPQA is encoded by the coding sequence ATGAAGCTGCGTTCCTCCCCGCTGTCGCCCTTCGGGCGCAAGGTCAAGATCGCCGCCCTTCTGTGCGACATCCATCTGGATATCGTGCCTGCCGACACGACGGACCCCGCGGATTCGCTGCGGGAGCAGAATCCGCTCGGCAAGATTCCGGTGCTGCTGCGCGAGGACGCGCCGGCAATCTACGATTCCCGCGTCATCGTCGAATGGCTCGACATGGCGGCCGGCGGCGGGGTGATCCTCCCGGCCCGGGGCGAGGACCGCATCGCCGCCCTCACCCTGCTGGCGCTCGGCGACGGCATTGCCGATGCCGCGCTGCTGCAGGTCTATGAGAATCGCTTCCGCGAAGCCGGAACGCACAGCGCCCGCTGGCTCGACCATCAGGCCGGCAAGGTGGCGCGCGGGCTTGCGGCACTGGAGGCCGCGCCGCCGCAGCCCCTGGCGGTGAGCGGCGCCGCGCATGTCGGCGAGATCGCGGTCGCCTGCGCTCTCGGCTATCTCGACCTGCGCTTCGCCGGGGCGTGGCGCGCCGGCCATCCCGCGCTGGTGGCATGGCTCGATGGCTTCGCCGCGCGGGTGCCCGCTTTCGAGGCAACGACACCGCAAGCCTGA
- a CDS encoding branched-chain amino acid aminotransferase produces MASEPFDKRSGWIWYDGAFVPWQDAQVHVLTHGLHYGSCVFEGERAYGGEIFKLEEHTARLKRSAELLDFEIPYSEDEINAACRELLTRQKLVDAYIRPVAWRGSDMMGVSAQHNQIHLAIAAWEWPSYFDPAQRLKGIRIGMAKYRRPDPQTAPSTSKAAGLYMICTISKHAAEREGFADALMLDWRGRVAECTGANIFFVKDGVVHTPEADAFLNGITRQTVIALAKRRGIEVVERAIMPEELASFDECFITGSAAEVTPVSEIAGQHFQPGPVTKTLLEDYMSEVQPKKAAAA; encoded by the coding sequence ATGGCGAGCGAACCTTTCGACAAACGCAGCGGCTGGATCTGGTATGACGGCGCCTTCGTGCCCTGGCAGGACGCGCAGGTCCATGTACTGACCCACGGGCTGCATTATGGCAGCTGCGTGTTCGAGGGCGAGCGCGCCTATGGCGGCGAGATTTTCAAGCTCGAAGAGCACACGGCGCGGCTGAAGCGCAGCGCCGAACTGCTCGACTTCGAGATTCCCTACAGCGAAGACGAAATCAACGCCGCCTGCCGCGAATTGCTGACGCGGCAGAAGCTGGTGGACGCCTATATTCGCCCCGTCGCCTGGCGCGGCTCGGACATGATGGGCGTGTCGGCCCAGCACAACCAGATCCATCTCGCCATCGCGGCGTGGGAATGGCCGAGCTATTTCGACCCGGCGCAGCGGCTCAAGGGCATCCGCATCGGCATGGCCAAGTACCGCCGTCCCGATCCGCAGACCGCGCCCTCGACCTCGAAGGCGGCGGGCCTCTACATGATCTGCACCATCTCCAAGCACGCCGCCGAGCGCGAGGGCTTCGCCGATGCGCTGATGCTGGACTGGCGCGGGCGCGTCGCCGAATGCACCGGCGCCAATATCTTCTTCGTCAAGGACGGGGTGGTCCACACGCCGGAGGCCGACGCCTTCCTCAACGGCATCACCCGCCAGACGGTGATCGCGCTCGCCAAGCGGCGCGGCATCGAGGTGGTGGAGCGGGCGATCATGCCGGAGGAACTGGCGAGCTTCGACGAGTGCTTCATCACCGGCAGCGCCGCCGAGGTGACGCCGGTTTCCGAGATCGCCGGCCAGCATTTCCAGCCCGGCCCGGTCACCAAGACGCTGCTGGAGGACTATATGTCCGAGGTGCAGCCGAAGAAGGCAGCGGCGGCCTGA
- a CDS encoding 23S rRNA (adenine(2030)-N(6))-methyltransferase RlmJ translates to MNYRHAFHAGNFADVVKHVVLARILAYLGRKDAAYRVIDTHAGAGLYDLAGEEARRTGEWEGGIGAVLRARFTPAVAELLAPWLDAVRAVNPAAADDAALAASLSRYPGSPLIAQALTRPQDRLLLCETEPGVRAALEEAIGRDARAKVLATDGWQALGAYVPPKERRGVVLVDPPFEEPGEFHRLAHGLAEAHKRWAGGIYLLWYPIKDVRAVDAFRREIERAGIPKTLNIQFDLRAVRQADTMTGCGLIVVNPPFTLAEELRSVLGALAPVLATDGAGRVRVGWLTPER, encoded by the coding sequence ATGAACTACCGCCACGCCTTCCATGCCGGCAATTTCGCCGATGTCGTCAAGCATGTCGTGCTCGCCCGCATCCTTGCCTATCTCGGGCGCAAGGATGCCGCCTATCGCGTCATCGACACCCATGCCGGCGCCGGCCTCTACGACCTCGCCGGCGAGGAGGCCCGCCGCACCGGCGAATGGGAAGGCGGCATCGGCGCCGTGCTGCGCGCCCGTTTCACCCCGGCGGTGGCCGAACTGCTCGCCCCCTGGCTCGACGCGGTGCGGGCGGTGAACCCGGCGGCGGCGGACGATGCGGCACTGGCCGCTAGCCTCTCCCGCTACCCCGGCTCGCCGCTCATCGCCCAGGCGCTCACCCGCCCGCAGGACCGGCTGCTGCTGTGCGAGACCGAACCCGGCGTGCGCGCCGCGCTGGAAGAGGCGATCGGCCGCGACGCCCGCGCCAAGGTGCTCGCCACCGATGGCTGGCAGGCGCTCGGCGCCTATGTGCCGCCCAAGGAACGGCGCGGCGTGGTGCTGGTCGATCCGCCCTTCGAGGAGCCGGGCGAGTTCCACCGTCTCGCCCACGGCCTCGCCGAGGCGCATAAGCGCTGGGCCGGCGGCATCTATCTCCTGTGGTACCCGATCAAGGATGTGCGTGCGGTCGATGCCTTCCGCCGCGAGATCGAACGCGCCGGCATCCCCAAGACGCTGAACATCCAGTTCGACCTGCGCGCCGTGCGGCAGGCCGACACCATGACCGGCTGCGGCCTCATCGTGGTCAACCCGCCCTTCACCCTGGCCGAGGAGCTGCGCAGCGTGCTTGGCGCCCTCGCCCCGGTGCTCGCCACCGATGGCGCCGGCCGGGTGCGGGTTGGCTGGCTGACGCCGGAGCGCTGA
- a CDS encoding SDR family oxidoreductase has product MPFSPSSAPSPRPRVRPVALVTGGAVRIGRAICLRLAEEGYDIALHVRRPGPAAEETAAAIAVAGGRAAIIAAELAEAQAVEGVVPAAVAALGPLALLVNNASEFHPDTVATLDLALWERHMAANLRAPVRLARAFAAQLPEDGRGAIVNVIDQRVLKPTPAYFSYSVAKEGLWAATRMLAQALAPRIRVNAVGPGPTLANGRQDGEAFARQSASVLLGRGPHPGEIADAVAYLARAASVTGQMIAVDGGQHLAWRTPDVEDD; this is encoded by the coding sequence ATGCCCTTCTCCCCCTCTTCCGCACCTTCGCCCCGCCCGCGCGTTCGCCCCGTCGCCCTCGTCACCGGCGGTGCGGTGCGTATCGGCCGCGCCATCTGCCTGCGGCTGGCGGAAGAAGGCTACGACATCGCCCTGCATGTGCGCCGGCCCGGCCCGGCGGCGGAGGAGACGGCGGCCGCCATCGCGGTGGCCGGCGGGCGCGCCGCCATCATCGCGGCTGAACTCGCCGAGGCGCAGGCGGTGGAAGGCGTGGTGCCCGCCGCCGTGGCGGCGCTCGGGCCGCTCGCCCTGCTGGTCAACAACGCCTCGGAGTTCCATCCCGACACGGTCGCGACGCTCGACCTCGCTCTGTGGGAACGGCACATGGCGGCGAATCTGCGCGCACCGGTACGACTCGCCCGCGCCTTCGCCGCGCAACTGCCGGAGGATGGGCGCGGGGCGATCGTCAATGTGATCGACCAGCGGGTGCTCAAGCCGACCCCGGCCTATTTCTCCTACAGCGTCGCCAAGGAAGGTCTGTGGGCGGCCACCCGCATGCTGGCGCAGGCGCTGGCGCCGCGCATCCGGGTCAACGCCGTCGGCCCCGGCCCGACGCTCGCCAATGGGCGGCAGGATGGCGAGGCCTTCGCCCGCCAGTCCGCCTCGGTGCTGCTGGGGCGCGGCCCCCACCCGGGCGAGATCGCCGATGCCGTCGCCTATCTCGCCCGCGCCGCCAGCGTCACCGGCCAGATGATCGCGGTCGATGGCGGCCAGCACCTCGCCTGGCGCACGCCCGACGTGGAGGACGACTGA
- a CDS encoding outer membrane protein has translation MNNSIRAGLGLVALMAVPAAAADLSYPAPASAAYVPAPVFTWTGFYLGANAGYGWGTADASPDVDGFLGGLQAGYNWQSGGPLVLGVEADIQYADVASSAFTLDYFGTVRARIGYAFDQVLVYGTGGFAYGGGSYERLGLTDDRNHFGWTLGAGAEYALGNNWSVKGEYLYVDLGKETYASYFGPRDIGVSTNIVRGGVNYRF, from the coding sequence ATGAACAACAGCATCCGTGCCGGCCTCGGGCTTGTAGCCCTGATGGCCGTTCCCGCTGCCGCAGCGGACCTGTCCTACCCGGCCCCGGCCAGCGCGGCCTATGTGCCGGCGCCGGTGTTCACCTGGACCGGCTTCTATCTCGGCGCCAATGCCGGCTATGGCTGGGGCACGGCTGATGCCTCGCCGGATGTCGACGGCTTCCTCGGCGGTCTGCAGGCCGGCTATAATTGGCAGAGCGGCGGCCCGCTGGTGCTGGGCGTCGAGGCCGACATCCAATATGCCGATGTCGCCAGCTCCGCCTTCACGCTCGATTATTTCGGCACGGTGCGCGCCCGCATCGGCTACGCCTTCGACCAGGTGCTGGTCTATGGCACGGGCGGCTTCGCTTATGGCGGCGGCAGCTATGAGCGGCTCGGCCTCACCGATGACCGCAACCATTTCGGCTGGACCCTCGGCGCCGGTGCCGAATATGCGCTCGGCAACAATTGGAGCGTCAAGGGCGAGTATCTCTATGTCGACCTCGGCAAGGAGACCTATGCCAGCTATTTCGGTCCGCGCGATATCGGCGTGAGCACCAATATCGTGCGCGGCGGCGTCAATTACCGCTTCTGA
- a CDS encoding cold-shock protein: MATMGTVKFFNTEKGYGFIRPDDGGRDVFVHVSAVTRSGLGTLMEGQRVSFEIEPDKRGKGPKAIDLQPAD, from the coding sequence ATGGCGACGATGGGCACGGTCAAATTCTTCAACACGGAGAAGGGCTACGGCTTTATCCGGCCCGATGACGGGGGGCGCGACGTGTTCGTGCATGTCTCGGCCGTCACCCGTTCCGGTCTCGGCACGCTGATGGAAGGCCAGCGCGTGAGCTTCGAGATCGAGCCGGACAAGCGCGGCAAGGGCCCGAAGGCCATCGACCTGCAGCCGGCCGACTGA
- a CDS encoding outer membrane protein produces MKKILCSGVAAVALLAAAPAFAADLAQQPYPTKAAPMIVEPAFTWTGFYLGANAGYAWGSGEGGAGIVNLDPSGFLGGGQIGVNYQFANNVVIGAEADFQGSDIKDTYAGYESKMDYFGTVRARLGYAFGNVLPYVTGGLAWGHTEVRDNLFGLSSDKTQTGWTVGGGVEYALTNNWTIKGEYLYMDLGEDYYDSIGYKTGLTANIVRAGVNYKF; encoded by the coding sequence ATGAAGAAGATCCTCTGCTCGGGCGTCGCCGCGGTCGCCCTTCTCGCCGCCGCCCCCGCCTTCGCGGCCGATCTGGCGCAGCAGCCCTATCCCACCAAGGCGGCCCCGATGATCGTCGAGCCGGCCTTCACCTGGACCGGCTTCTATCTCGGCGCCAATGCCGGCTATGCCTGGGGTTCGGGCGAAGGCGGCGCGGGTATCGTCAATCTCGACCCGTCGGGCTTCCTCGGCGGCGGCCAGATCGGCGTGAACTATCAGTTCGCCAATAATGTCGTGATCGGCGCCGAAGCCGACTTCCAGGGCTCGGACATCAAGGACACCTATGCCGGGTACGAGTCCAAGATGGACTATTTCGGCACCGTCCGCGCCCGCCTTGGCTACGCCTTCGGCAATGTGCTGCCCTATGTGACCGGCGGTCTCGCCTGGGGCCACACCGAAGTGCGCGATAACCTGTTCGGCCTGTCCTCGGACAAGACCCAGACCGGCTGGACGGTCGGCGGCGGCGTGGAATACGCCCTGACCAACAACTGGACGATCAAGGGCGAGTATCTCTACATGGATCTCGGCGAGGACTATTACGACAGCATCGGCTACAAGACCGGCCTGACGGCCAACATTGTCCGCGCGGGCGTGAACTACAAGTTCTGA
- a CDS encoding molybdenum cofactor biosynthesis protein MoaE: MFTVRIQAQDFDPAHEAAALSRGRTDIGAVVTFTGLCRAQDAPGGAPLIALTLEHYPGMAEEEIGRLVEQARARWPLIGATVIHRFGRMVPGDTIVLVVTASAHRAAAFEAAEFLMDWLKTSAPFWKMEERDEGTAWVAAKDEDDDAAERWN; encoded by the coding sequence ATGTTCACCGTCCGCATCCAGGCGCAGGATTTCGACCCCGCGCATGAGGCCGCCGCCCTGTCGCGCGGCCGCACCGATATCGGCGCCGTCGTCACCTTCACCGGTCTCTGCCGGGCGCAGGACGCCCCCGGCGGCGCCCCGCTCATCGCCCTGACGCTGGAGCATTATCCCGGCATGGCGGAAGAGGAGATCGGCCGGCTGGTGGAACAGGCCCGCGCCCGCTGGCCGCTCATCGGCGCCACCGTCATTCACCGTTTCGGCCGCATGGTGCCGGGCGACACTATCGTGCTCGTCGTCACCGCCTCCGCCCACCGCGCCGCCGCCTTCGAGGCGGCGGAGTTCCTGATGGACTGGCTGAAGACCAGCGCGCCGTTCTGGAAGATGGAAGAGCGCGACGAGGGCACCGCCTGGGTCGCGGCCAAGGACGAAGACGACGACGCGGCGGAGCGGTGGAACTGA
- the uvrC gene encoding excinuclease ABC subunit UvrC encodes MTARPTRDAPDLDADDADIAELEQDETLIADLAEEAEPAPGSVAMGRAAIARALKHAPSGPGVYRMLGPDGTVLYVGKAKSIKRRIVAYTRPTGLTARIMRMVAATAEMEFVSTGTETEALLLEANLIKQLRPRFNVLLRDDKSFPYILITKDHVSPQITKHRGARNRPGDYYGPFASVWAVNRTINALQKAFLVRSCSDSFYEARTRPCLLFQIKRCAGPCTGEVNHTDYAEYVREARDFLSGRSKAVKEQLAREMEAASQELEFERAAALRDRLAALSAVQGTQGINPRSVEEADVFAIHQEGGATCVQVFFFRTGQNWGNHALYPRADRTLEIGEVLESFLAQFYEDKPCPRLILLSHDIAERELLEEALSTRAGHRVEIAAPKRGEKRELVEHALQNAREALGRKLAESASQARLLEELARAFALNGPPKRIEVYDNSHIMGSNAVGGMIVAGPEGFAKSQYRKFNIRSTELTPGDDYGMMREVLTRRFSRLLKENPRAGTSPLPEGEAAPPPPTGEGEEASAASSAWPDLLLIDGGPGQLKAAQETLAGLGVTDVPMVGVAKGPDRDAGRETFYVEGREPFRLEPRDPVLYFVQRLRDEAHRFAIGSHRARRKKDLTQAGLQEIPGIGPTRKRALLHHFGTLKAIERASLADLEGVPGVNAATARAVYDFFHAKAT; translated from the coding sequence ATGACCGCCCGACCGACCCGCGACGCGCCCGACCTCGACGCCGACGATGCCGACATCGCCGAGCTTGAGCAGGACGAGACCCTCATTGCCGACCTTGCCGAGGAGGCCGAGCCCGCGCCGGGCTCCGTCGCCATGGGCCGCGCCGCCATTGCGCGCGCCCTCAAGCACGCGCCGAGCGGGCCCGGCGTCTACCGCATGCTGGGGCCGGACGGCACGGTGCTCTATGTCGGCAAGGCGAAGAGCATCAAGCGCCGCATCGTCGCCTATACAAGGCCGACCGGGCTCACCGCCCGCATCATGCGCATGGTGGCGGCCACCGCCGAGATGGAATTCGTCTCCACCGGCACCGAGACCGAGGCGCTGCTGCTGGAAGCCAACCTCATCAAGCAGCTGCGCCCGCGCTTCAACGTGCTGCTGCGCGACGACAAGTCATTTCCCTATATCCTCATCACCAAGGACCATGTCTCGCCGCAGATCACCAAGCATCGCGGCGCCCGCAACCGGCCGGGCGACTATTACGGCCCCTTCGCCTCGGTCTGGGCGGTGAACCGCACCATCAACGCGCTGCAGAAGGCGTTCCTGGTGCGCTCCTGCTCCGACAGCTTCTATGAGGCGCGCACCCGCCCCTGCCTGCTGTTCCAGATCAAGCGCTGCGCCGGCCCCTGCACCGGCGAGGTGAACCACACCGACTATGCCGAATATGTCCGCGAGGCGCGCGACTTCCTCTCCGGCCGCAGCAAGGCGGTGAAGGAGCAATTGGCGCGCGAGATGGAAGCCGCCTCGCAGGAGCTGGAATTCGAGCGCGCCGCCGCGCTGCGCGACCGCCTCGCCGCGCTTTCCGCCGTGCAGGGCACGCAGGGCATCAATCCGCGCTCGGTGGAAGAGGCGGACGTGTTCGCCATCCATCAGGAAGGCGGGGCGACCTGCGTGCAGGTGTTCTTCTTCCGCACCGGCCAGAACTGGGGCAACCACGCGCTCTACCCGCGCGCCGACCGGACGCTGGAGATCGGCGAGGTGCTGGAATCGTTCCTCGCCCAGTTCTATGAGGACAAGCCCTGCCCGCGCCTCATCCTGCTCAGCCACGACATCGCCGAGCGCGAATTGCTGGAAGAGGCGCTTTCCACCCGCGCCGGCCACCGCGTCGAGATCGCGGCGCCGAAGCGCGGCGAGAAGCGCGAACTGGTCGAGCACGCGCTGCAGAACGCCCGCGAGGCGCTCGGCCGCAAGCTGGCGGAAAGCGCCAGCCAGGCCCGGCTGCTGGAAGAACTCGCCCGCGCCTTCGCGCTCAACGGCCCGCCGAAGCGGATCGAGGTCTATGACAACAGCCACATCATGGGCTCGAACGCCGTCGGCGGCATGATCGTCGCCGGGCCGGAAGGCTTCGCCAAGAGCCAGTACCGCAAGTTCAACATCCGCTCGACCGAACTCACCCCCGGCGACGATTACGGCATGATGCGCGAGGTGCTGACCCGGCGCTTCTCCCGCCTGTTGAAGGAAAACCCGCGCGCGGGCACGTCGCCCCTCCCCGAGGGAGAAGCGGCGCCCCCGCCGCCAACCGGAGAGGGCGAGGAAGCCTCCGCCGCCTCCTCGGCCTGGCCGGACCTCCTGCTGATCGACGGCGGCCCCGGCCAGTTGAAGGCAGCGCAGGAAACCCTCGCCGGCCTCGGCGTCACCGATGTGCCCATGGTCGGCGTTGCCAAGGGGCCGGACCGCGACGCCGGCCGCGAGACCTTCTATGTCGAGGGGCGCGAGCCCTTCCGGCTGGAGCCGCGCGACCCGGTGCTGTATTTCGTCCAGCGCCTGCGCGACGAGGCGCACCGCTTCGCCATCGGCTCGCACCGCGCCCGGCGCAAGAAGGACCTGACCCAGGCCGGGCTGCAGGAAATCCCCGGCATCGGCCCCACACGCAAACGGGCGCTGCTGCACCATTTCGGCACGCTGAAAGCCATTGAGCGCGCCTCTCTCGCCGATCTTGAAGGCGTGCCGGGGGTGAACGCGGCGACGGCGCGGGCGGTTTACGACTTCTTTCATGCCAAGGCGACATGA
- the pgsA gene encoding CDP-diacylglycerol--glycerol-3-phosphate 3-phosphatidyltransferase, which yields MSLPNILTYGRCVAVPLVAACLFWSDILEGGLWLRWIAVALYVVAAVTDFFDGYLARAWSQQSAIGRMLDPIADKLLVSASLLMLASDGTIRGWSLWAALVILCREILVSGLREFLAELRVSVPVTRLAKWKTTAQLVAVGVLLAGPAADLVVPGITLFGIGLLWIAALLTLYTGWDYFRAGARHLIGDEA from the coding sequence ATGTCGCTGCCCAACATCCTCACCTATGGCCGCTGCGTGGCGGTGCCGCTGGTGGCGGCGTGCCTGTTCTGGTCGGACATTCTGGAAGGCGGGCTGTGGCTGCGATGGATCGCGGTCGCGCTCTATGTCGTTGCGGCTGTTACCGATTTCTTCGACGGCTATCTCGCCCGCGCCTGGTCGCAGCAATCGGCCATCGGCCGCATGCTCGACCCCATCGCCGACAAGCTGCTGGTCTCCGCCTCGCTGCTGATGCTGGCCTCGGACGGCACCATTCGCGGCTGGTCGCTCTGGGCGGCGCTGGTGATTCTGTGCCGGGAGATTCTCGTCTCCGGCTTGCGCGAATTTCTCGCGGAACTGCGCGTCAGCGTTCCCGTCACCCGCCTCGCCAAATGGAAGACCACCGCCCAGCTTGTGGCGGTGGGCGTGCTGCTGGCCGGCCCGGCGGCCGACCTCGTTGTGCCGGGCATCACGCTGTTCGGCATCGGCCTGCTGTGGATCGCGGCGCTGCTGACGCTCTATACCGGCTGGGACTATTTCCGCGCCGGCGCCCGTCATCTGATCGGGGACGAGGCGTGA